A single Carettochelys insculpta isolate YL-2023 chromosome 2, ASM3395843v1, whole genome shotgun sequence DNA region contains:
- the LOC142008562 gene encoding transcription factor Sox-17-alpha-like: MSSPDAGYASSDDQTQQARCPLPIMMPTLGPCQWAESLSPLADAKGKSEAGGAGAASGRGKSESRIRRPMNAFMVWAKDERKRLAQQNPDLHNAELSKMLGKAWKALSLAEKRPFVEEAERLRVQHMQDHPNYKYRPRRRKQVKRLKRVESGFLAHGLAEAPAAGLASEGSRMCAESLALPYPEPGYPAVQSALPPALGHYRDCPPLAAAFDGYPLPTPDPSPLEPAETEPAFFTPPPHDECQQQQQQQLAPYAYPAAEYAALGAEGQASAALRRPLARAEPLGQLSSLQSLLGCPGPLHAYYGQLCPPPGTARTAQAQLQLQLQQQLCQPSPPPEAQHCREPLEPLQQDELLLGDVDRTEFEQYLPFACKPELGLHFQGHEAGLPAPDAHGPISAVVSDASTAVYYCTYPDA; this comes from the exons ATGAGCAGCCCCGATGCGGGCTACGCCAGCAGCGACGACCAGACGCAGCAGGCCCGGTGCCCGCTCCCCATCATGATGCCGACGCTGGGGCCGTGCCAGTGGGCAGAGTCCCTGAGCCCGCTGGCAGACGCCAAGGGCAAGAGCGAGGCGGGCGGCGCGGGGGCGGCGAGCGGCCGGGGCAAAAGCGAGTCCCGCATCCGCCGCCCCATGAACGCCTTCATGGTGTGGGCCAAGGACGAGCGCAAGCGGCTGGCGCAGCAGAACCCGGACCTGCACAACGCGGAGCTCAGCAAGATGCTGG GGAAGGCCTGGAAGGCGCTGTCTCTGGCGGAGAAGCGGCCGTTCGTGGAGGAGGCGGAGCGGCTGCGGGTGCAGCACATGCAGGACCACCCCAACTACAAGTACCGGCCGCGGCGGCGGAAGCAGGTGAAGCGACTCAAGCGCGTGGAAAGCGGCTTCCTGGCGCACGGGCTGGCTGAGGCGCCGGCTGCCGGGCTGGCCAGCGAGGGCAGCAGGATGTGCGCCgagagcctggccctgccctaccCGGAGCCGGGCTACCCCGCCGTGCAGAGCGCGCTGCCCCCGGCGCTGGGCCACTACCGGGACTGCCCGCCCCTGGCGGCCGCCTTCGACGGCTACCCCCTGCCCACGCCGGACCCCTCCCCGCTGGAGCCGGCGGAGACCGAGCCGGCCTTTTTCACGCCGCCCCCGCACGACgagtgtcagcagcagcagcagcagcagctggcgccCTACGCCTACCCCGCGGCCGAGTACGCGGCGCTCGgggcagagggccaggccagcGCGGCGCTCCGCAGGCCCCTGGCCCGCGCCGAGCCGCTGGGCCAGCTGAGCTCgctgcagagcctgctgggcTGCCCGGGCCCCCTGCACGCCTACTACGGGCAGCTGTGCCCGCCTCCCGGCACAGCCCGCACagcccaggcccagctccagctccagctccagcaacaGCTGTGCCAGCCCTCGCCGCCGCCCGAGGCGCAGCATTGCCGGGagcccctggagccgctgcagCAGGACGAGCTGCTGCTGGGCGACGTGGATCGCACGGAGTTCGAGCAGTACCTGCCCTTCGCCTGCAAGCCCGAGCTGGGGCTCCACTTCCAGGGCCACGAAGCCGGTCTGCCAGCGCCAGACGCCCACGGGCCCATCTCCGCCGTGGTTTCGGATGCAAGTACTGCTGTGTATTACTGCACTTACCCGGACGCCTGA
- the LOC142008563 gene encoding transcription factor SOX-17-like translates to MSSPDAGYASSDDQTQQARCPLPIMMPTLGPCQWAESLSPLADAKGKSEAGGAGAASGRGKSESRIRRPMNAFMVWAKDERKRLAQQNPDLHNAELSKMLGKAWKALSLAEKRPFVEEAERLRVQHMQDHPNYKYRPRRRKQVKRLKRVESGFLAHGLAEAPAAGLASEGSRMCAESLALPYPEPGYPAVQSALPPALGHYRDCPPLAAAFDGYPLPTPDPSPLEPAETEPAFFTPPPHDECQQQQQQLAPYAYPAAEYAALGAEGQASAALRRPLARAEPLGQLSSLQSLLGCPGPLHAYYGQLCPPPGTARTAQAQLQLQLQQQLCQPSPPPEAQQCREPLEPLQQDELLLGDVDRTEFEQYLPFACKPELGLHFQGHEAGLPAPDAHGPISAVVSDASTAVYYCTYPDA, encoded by the exons ATGAGCAGCCCCGATGCGGGCTACGCCAGCAGCGACGACCAGACGCAGCAGGCCCGGTGCCCGCTCCCCATCATGATGCCGACGCTGGGGCCGTGCCAGTGGGCAGAGTCCCTGAGCCCGCTGGCAGACGCCAAGGGCAAGAGCGAGGCGGGCGGCGCGGGGGCGGCGAGCGGCCGGGGCAAAAGCGAGTCCCGCATCCGCCGCCCCATGAACGCCTTCATGGTGTGGGCCAAGGACGAGCGCAAGCGGCTGGCGCAGCAGAACCCGGACCTGCACAACGCGGAGCTCAGCAAGATGCTGG GGAAGGCCTGGAAGGCGCTGTCTCTGGCGGAGAAGCGGCCGTTCGTGGAGGAGGCGGAGCGGCTGCGGGTGCAGCACATGCAGGACCACCCCAACTACAAGTACCGGCCGCGGCGGCGGAAGCAGGTGAAGCGACTCAAGCGCGTGGAAAGCGGCTTCCTGGCGCACGGGCTGGCTGAGGCGCCGGCTGCCGGGCTGGCCAGCGAGGGCAGCAGGATGTGCGCCgagagcctggccctgccctaccCGGAGCCGGGCTACCCCGCCGTGCAGAGCGCGCTGCCCCCGGCGCTGGGCCACTACCGGGACTGCCCGCCCTTGGCGGCCGCCTTCGACGGCTACCCCCTGCCCACGCCGGACCCCTCCCCGCTGGAGCCGGCGGAGACCGAGCCGGCCTTTTTCACGCCGCCCCCGCACGACgagtgtcagcagcagcagcagcagctggcgccCTACGCCTACCCCGCGGCCGAGTACGCGGCGCTCGgggcagagggccaggccagcGCGGCGCTCCGCAGGCCCCTGGCCCGCGCCGAGCCGCTGGGCCAGCTGAGCTCgctgcagagcctgctgggcTGCCCGGGCCCCCTGCACGCCTACTACGGGCAGCTGTGCCCGCCTCCCGGCACAGCCCGCACagcccaggcccagctccagctccagctccagcaacaGCTGTGCCAGCCCTCGCCGCCGCCCGAGGCGCAGCAGTGCCGAGagcccctggagccgctgcagCAGGACGAGCTGCTGCTGGGCGACGTGGATCGCACGGAGTTCGAGCAGTACCTGCCCTTCGCCTGCAAGCCCGAGCTGGGGCTCCACTTCCAGGGCCACGAAGCCGGTCTGCCAGCGCCAGACGCCCACGGGCCCATCTCCGCCGTGGTTTCGGATGCAAGTACTGCTGTGTATTACTGCACTTACCCGGACGCCTGA